One window from the genome of Treponema sp. OMZ 838 encodes:
- a CDS encoding class II aldolase/adducin family protein, protein MNISEIKDQMCDICHKMWQLGWVASNDGNVSAKLEDGNFLVTPTGISKSLITPEKLLLITKDCEIIEGAHGYKPSSEIKMHLRCYQDRDDVGAVVHAHPPAATAFAVAHLPMDRYTTIESVITIGSVPLTPYGTPSTDEVPEAIAPYLPEHDVFLLENHGALTLGRDLLMAYYRMETLELSAKISIYAHILGGEKEISRDNIDRLCRMRADYNVWGKHPGYKHYRKDE, encoded by the coding sequence ATGAATATTTCAGAGATTAAAGATCAGATGTGCGACATTTGCCACAAAATGTGGCAGCTTGGCTGGGTAGCATCAAATGACGGAAATGTATCGGCTAAGCTGGAAGACGGAAATTTTTTGGTAACGCCGACAGGCATCAGCAAAAGCCTTATCACGCCTGAAAAATTGCTGCTCATTACCAAGGATTGCGAAATTATTGAAGGTGCCCACGGTTATAAACCTTCGTCGGAGATTAAAATGCATTTACGCTGCTATCAAGACCGCGATGATGTCGGCGCTGTCGTACATGCACACCCGCCCGCCGCAACAGCCTTTGCAGTTGCACATTTGCCGATGGATCGCTATACCACGATTGAATCCGTTATTACCATCGGTTCGGTACCGCTTACCCCCTATGGAACACCGTCCACCGACGAAGTTCCCGAAGCGATTGCTCCGTATTTACCTGAACATGATGTATTTCTTCTTGAAAACCACGGAGCACTCACCCTCGGCCGCGATCTGCTAATGGCATATTACCGCATGGAAACTTTGGAACTTTCCGCAAAGATCAGCATCTATGCTCATATCCTCGGCGGAGAAAAAGAAATCTCCCGCGATAATATCGATCGCCTGTGCCGTATGCGCGCCGACTATAACGTATGGGGTAAGCACCCCGGATACAAGCATTACCGGAAAGATGAATAA
- the rpsG gene encoding 30S ribosomal protein S7, whose product MGRKKKTINRPIAPDARYNSVVLSKFIARMMLDGKKSVTTAILYDSFDVIKSKTGEDPLTVFTKALENVKPLVEVKSRRVGGATYQVPIEIRESRREALGMRWIIGAARSRNGHAMSERLAAEVIDAYNNTGTAFKKKEDTHRMAEANKAFAHYRW is encoded by the coding sequence ATGGGACGGAAAAAGAAGACTATCAATAGACCGATTGCCCCTGATGCACGCTACAACAGCGTTGTGCTTTCAAAGTTTATTGCTCGTATGATGCTCGACGGAAAAAAATCCGTTACTACAGCTATTCTTTACGACAGCTTTGATGTAATTAAGTCGAAGACCGGAGAAGATCCGCTTACCGTATTTACCAAAGCGCTTGAGAATGTTAAGCCGCTCGTTGAGGTAAAATCACGCCGCGTTGGAGGTGCCACCTATCAGGTACCGATCGAAATCCGCGAATCCCGCCGCGAGGCGCTCGGAATGCGCTGGATTATCGGCGCTGCCCGCAGCCGGAACGGTCATGCAATGTCCGAACGTTTGGCTGCCGAGGTTATCGACGCATACAACAATACCGGTACTGCCTTCAAAAAGAAGGAAGATACCCACCGTATGGCGGAAGCAAACAAAGCGTTTGCTCACTATCGCTGGTAG
- the rpsL gene encoding 30S ribosomal protein S12: protein MPTINQLIKQGRKAVVSRTKSPALQSCPQKRGVCTRVMTVTPKKPNSALRKVARVRLSNGIEVTAYIPGIGHNLQEHSVVLIRGGRVKDLPGVRYHIIRGTKDTLGVADRKRGRSKYGAKKPKA, encoded by the coding sequence ATGCCTACAATTAATCAATTGATAAAGCAGGGCCGAAAAGCGGTCGTCTCGCGAACCAAGAGTCCTGCATTGCAGTCATGCCCGCAGAAGCGCGGTGTATGCACCCGTGTAATGACGGTTACGCCGAAAAAACCGAATTCCGCATTGCGGAAGGTTGCCCGTGTGCGCTTGAGCAACGGTATCGAAGTAACTGCCTACATTCCGGGTATTGGACATAACTTACAGGAACACTCTGTCGTTTTAATCCGCGGCGGCCGTGTTAAGGATTTACCGGGTGTGCGGTATCACATCATCCGTGGAACAAAGGATACGCTCGGCGTTGCCGATCGTAAACGCGGCCGTTCAAAGTACGGCGCTAAGAAGCCTAAGGCGTAA